Genomic segment of Leuconostoc mesenteroides subsp. mesenteroides:
CGGAAAGTGTGCGTTTTGTTGGCCTTCATACAGGCCATTTAGGGTTTTATACGGATTGGTTAAGTACAGAACTTGATCAATTTGTTGAAAGTTTAATTCATGATAATGGACAAAAAGTTAGTTATCCACTACTTGAACTAACTGTTGTCAGAACTAGTGGAGAATCTTACAAGTTTTTAGCGCTTAATGAAGCAGTTATAAAGCAACCTGTTGGTACTTTGGTTGCCGATATATATTTAGGCGGTCATGCTTTTGAACGTTTTCGTGGAGATGGTATTGCTGTTGCAACGCCAACTGGGTCAACAGCTTATAATAAGGCTAATGGTGGTGCGGTATTACATCCAAGTTTGCCAGCAATTCAAATGTCTGAAATAGCCTCAATCAATAATCGAGTATTTCGAACATTAGGTTCACCGTTAATTGTGCCACAAGATCAAGAAATTATTATGAAACCAAAAAGCAACAATTTCTTGGTCATGTATGACCAAGAAGAGATTAAGGGACACAATATTACTGAACTACGCTTTAAGGTCTCCGAAAAAAATGTCCATTTTGCTCAATATCGGCATGTGGATTTTTGGCGACGCGTACAGAATGCCTTTATCAGTGAAATTGAATAGATCAAAAAGCTAATAATTGTCTCAAGGGACAGAGTTTTTATACATAAATTTGAGAGGAAATTTAGTAATAGTTTGTTCCAGGGCGGTACAAGCGAATTATTATATAATGCGATTGTTGTAGTATATAATTTAAGTTATTGAATAAGATTAAATATGAAATTTACTTGGAAATATAGTGGTAATGAACAACGTAAAGTACGTACTTTTTTGCAAAATCATGGCGTTTCACATAGAATGTTTAGCCAAATGAAGCATAATGGCGGCGCAATCCTTGTCAACGAAAAACCAGTTTATACATCTGATTATTTGACGAATGGTGACATGGTTACGATTGTTATGCCTACGGAAAAAAGTAATGACTTGGTTGCTCCAGACTATAAACCATTAGACATTATATTTGAAAATGAACATTGGCTACTTGTCAATAAACCATATGGTGTCACAACGGTTCCAGGGCATGCTGACCGTCTGCATACCTTGGTCAATCAAGTTAAAGGACATCTCGAAACTATTAAGGCTGATGATTTAGTTCCGCATGTTGTTACTCGTCTTGATCGTGATACATCAGGAATTGTTTTGTTAGCCAAGCATAGATTTGCTCATGCAGTTTTGGATCAACAATTACAAGAACACACAGTTGAAAAATTTTATTTAGCTTATCCATCAGGAATTTTAACGAATGACCATGGTGATATTAATGCACCAATCGGTCGTATGGATGGTGACTTTATAAAAAGAGAAGTCCGTGATGATGGCAAACCATCGCGCACAGAATATTGGGTCGAACGTCGTTATGAGGACGATGAACAGAATATGACTCGTGTGAAGGTACAATTGCATACAGGACGAACACACCAAATTCGTGTTCATTTTGCCAATATAGGGCACCCTTTGGTGGGAGACACTCTGTATGGTGGACCAACATGGCATGGACTACAAAGACAAGCGTTGCATGCTTATCATATGAAATTTTATGACCCTTTTATTGAGGAATACCGAGAATTTAATACGCCCTTACCAGAAGATTTAAAAACTTTGAGAGATATAGAGTAAACAGTGGAAGAAAAATCAGAACAACTACATCAAAACATCGCTCATCTTTCTGATTTATTACATTCAGGACAAGATGAGGCTTTTGTGACGTCATTTAATGCGCTACACGACTTTGAAATGGGACAAGTGTATAGTGGATTACCTGAACAATTACGTGCCGTAGCATGGCGATTGCTGGACAATGAAACATTAGCAACTGTTTTTGATAACATAGATGTTGACGATGAAGATATTGATGACCTACTGCAAGAAATGCCACCTCAAAAAGCTGTTCAAGTTTTGCGCAATATGTATGCCGATAACGAGGTCGATCTTCTTCAGGAAATGCCAACGCGGTTAGTTGCGACTTATTTAAGCTTGATGCCAAAAGATGAGGCCGAGGATATTCGTAAGTTGATCAATTATGAGGAGCAAACTGCTGGTTCATTAATGTCAATTGAGTACTTGGCAGTTGAGGCAGATTTGCGTGTTGATGAAGTGATGCGTATAGTTAAGCAGCAGGCACTTGAAGCGGAAGCCATTAACTACGTTTATGTATCGGATAAACAAGACCGGCTAGTTGGTGTCATTTCTCTTCGTGATTTGTTAACGCATCCGGATGATATGCTGGTTTCGGAAATTACGAAAGATAGAATTATTAGCGTTAAAGCTGGTGACGACCAGCAGGACGTTGCGCAAATTGTGGCCGATTATAACTTTATATCTATCCCGGTTACAGACGATAATGACCGATTATTAGGCGTCATTACAGTTGATGATATTGTGGATGTTATTGATGAAGAGGCTGTTGAAGATTATTCTGGATTGGCTGCCGTTAACGTTAGTCAAACAGATGATACAGCATGGCATTCAGCAATTAAACGTATTCCTTGGTTGATTGCACTTTTATTGTTAGGAATGTCAACGGCTACACTAATTAGTTCATTTGATGGTCTGGTACGAAAAGCATCAATACTGGCTGTGTTTATTTCTCTGATTACTGGTACAGCTGGTAATGCTGGAACACAAGCCTTGGCCTTGGCTGTCCGGCGCTTAGCCGTAGGTAGTAGTAACAGTGCTCTTAAAAATTTCTTAAGTGAAATATTTGCAGGGTTTTTAGTAGGGACAGCAACCGGTTTCTCAGTTTTTCTAATTGTTACTTTTTGGAAGCAGAATTATCAATTGGGTCTTGCAGTAGGTATAGCGATGGCAGCTGCTATTATGGTAGCTAACCTCGCAGGCTATTTAATTCCTGAAATTATTGATAAATTGGGTATGGATCCGGCAGTAGCAAGTGGTCCATTTATCACGACCTTATCCGACTTAACATCAGTTCTAATTTATTTTAATATTGCCCAATTATTTATTTCACACTTTACTGGTGCATAAAACTCAAACATAGAAAAAGCAATAGCGGTTCTCATCGCTATTGCTTTTTGTCTATATGATTTTAAATATTGGTTTGATTTGTTTCGCGAAACTACCATCAGGGTCATTTACAAATGAAGCGTAGTCTTGCCAATATCTGTCTGATAAAATAATTGGTTCAGCAATGTTATCGGGGATGTATTGACGAGGAATCGCACCATCCTCAGTGACGGGGCCGTCATAATTGTTGATGAAATCTTGCATTTTTTTCTCAATGACAAGTGCTTGTGGGCCAAACCAATTATATGGTTCTCGATGGATAGTACCTTCATCAATATCAAATAATTTGTTGTGATTAATCACTTTAAATGGATGGACCAAAGTAATCAATTTAACTTGACCAGTGTTACTAATTTCGGCTAGTGCGCCTGCCATTTCAGAAGGTAAGTTTGATTGTTGATGCAACGTTGTTGCTAAAAGTAGTTGGCCTGTATAAGAAATATCTATAGAAAGGGGTTGCCCAATCACCATTGTCAATAATTTTTCTGGGGAAATACTTAATGCTCTCATTTTTTAATCCTGTATTTTTATAAATTCAAATTTTTCGAAATCGAATAGACCTTGATCAGTAATCTTTAAACTAGGAATAACTGGTAATGCCATGAACGACAAAGTTAAAAATGGATCAAATCGCACGTCACTGATTTCTGAAAAAGCTTGTAGTAATTGCTGATTAGTTTTGATGACATTTTCAAATGGTTGATCTGACATTAAACCACCAATTGGTAGTGGTAGTGTCGTAATTTTACCATGATTGACGACAACTTGACCACCACCGATTTCATGAAGCGTATCTGCTGCTAAAATCATGTCGTCGTCATCTACACCTGCTATAATCACGTTATGGGAATCATGAGCGATTGTTGAAGCAATCGCACCGTTGCGCATGTTAAATCCTTTGATGATACCGACACCATGCCCGAGATTGTGATAACGCTCTGCGACGACAATTTTAGCAAAAGTTTCATCCGCAACGAACTGTTCTTGCTCGATAGCTACTTTTTCCACAGTGTGTTCAGTGGTGATATGATGAGGTGTGATATTGATGATATGCGCTGGCTTATCAGTTTGAAGCGGCAAGGTGATGTCAGATTTGTTTAATGAGAAGTTTAATGATTGGTTAGCTAACGGTGTGACAATTGATTGGTTGTCTTCGTACCAATGACCACCAATCATGACTTTTGGTGAATTCAAATGTGATAAATCATCAAATACAGCTAAATCAGCCACAAACCCATCTGCTAACGCACCAATGTTTTGCAGTTTATGTGCTTGAGCAGCATTATATGTTGCTATTGTAAATGCTATTGCTGGGTCCATACCATTTTCAATGGCAAGTTTCACACTATAATCAATGGATCCTTCGTTTTGGATATCGTTAGCTGTTTTGTCATCTGTTGCAAAAGAAAAGTGTGATTGATTGGCCATTGTAATTGCAGGTAGTATTGCTTTTTCATCACGCTCAACTGTACCTTCACGAACGAATATAGAGAAACCGGCATTTAAACGTTCTAATGCTTCTTTTGCATTCTCACTTTCATGATCGGTATCAATACCGACTTTTCGATAAACTGCAAGTTGCTTTCGAGTTAAACCGGCTGCGTGTCCATCGACATGCCGTCCAGCATCTTCAGCATCCTTAATTTTTTGTAACATATCGGGATCCAGATTTGCTACAGCAGGAAAATCCATAACTTCTGCTAAACCGTTGACTTCTGGAACGCTATAAAATGGCTTCAAAGCATCAGCGTGTAGCGTGGCACCAGCATGTTCAAAAGGTGTGGCGGGTACTGAAGAGGGTAGCATATAATGAATATTTAGCGGGGTCTGCTTAGCATCTTCCAACATATATTGAATACCAGATACACCAGCTACACTAGCAATTTCATGGGGATCTGCAAATATTCGTGTAATACCATGTGGTATAACTAGTTTTCCGAATTCGCTGGGCGTGAGTAGTGAACTTTCAATGTGTAAGTGGGAATCAATCAATCCAGGCACAATATATCTGCCACCAGCATCAAAGGTATTTTTAGCTGTTAAGTCGCTTCGCTTCCCTCGGTATAAAATTTGATTATCATTAATCCATAATTCTGTATCATCAAATTTTAAATTAAATACATCTAGAATTTTGGCATTTTTAATGTGCCACGTAACGATTTTTGTCACAATATGTCTCACCTTCAATTTTTGTATATGATACCATAAACTCATAATGTATAGAAGAAATAATCTAAAAAGTAATATTATACCAATCACTTTTTATGAGGTATACCAATAACTGAAAAGTTGTTTGACAATGCTTTTTAAGCTGTGTAAAATAGCACTTGTAAGCAAAATGAAAAATAAAACCATTTTTGAAAGTAGGACTATATAAATGTGTGGAATTGTTGGATTTACTAGTTTTAATCAAGTGTTACCAACGTTGTTGAAGGGTCTAAAAAAGTTAGAATACCGTGGTTATGATTCAGCTGGTGTATATGTAAACAATGGTGATCAAGAAGATTATTTGGTCAAGGAAAAAGGCCGTGTAGCTGATTTGGAACGCGTTACGGAAAGTAAAAATATCAGAGGTACTTCGGGTATTGCTCATACACGTTGGGCAACGCACGGTGGTGTATCTGTCGAAAATGCACATCCTCATGCTTCAGAAGACGGACGCTTCTACTTGGCGCATAATGGTGTGATTGAAAATTATGATGAATTACGTGATACATATTTGCAAGATGTAAGACTACATTCTCAAACAGATACAGAAGTTGCTGTTCAATTGATAGATAAGTTTGCGAAAGAAGAAAACTTATCAGGAGTCGATGCTTTTAAGAAAATGATTTCTTTATTAGATGGCAATTCAGCATATGCGTTCTTGTTGATGGATCGTCAAAAACCTGGCGTTATGTATACCGCTAAAAAGAAAAGTCCTTTACTAATTGGTGTGTCAGATCAAGGGAATGTCGTAACCTCTGATGCCGCTGCTATGTTGGATGTCACTCATGATTTTATTGAATTGATGGATGATGAAGTTGCGATTGTGGAAAAAGATAAAGTGACTCTATTTGACGCACAAGGTAAATCCATTACACGGTTACCATTCCATCTCGATATTGATGCTGCAGAGACAGATAAAGGTGTTTATCCATATTACATGCTTAAAGAAGTGGATGAACAAGCAATTGTTACTCGTACGCTTGCTCAATATTATTTTGATGCTGAGAATAATATTCAAAATATCGATGCTGAAATTATCGATGCAATGAAAGCGGCCGACCGCTTATATATTGTTGCTGCAGGAACATCGTATCATGCCGGATTAGTTGGTAAACGGTATTTTGAACAATGGGCTAAGATCCCGACTGAAGTGCATATTTCTTCAGAATTTGCTTATGATCAACCAATGCTCAGTCAAAATCCCTTCTTTATTTTCTTGAGTCAATCAGGCGAAACGGCTGACTCTCGTGAAGTTTTGGATAATATTACGAAACAAGGCTATCCAACCTTGACTATTGCTAATGTTATGAACTCAACATTAACACGAGAAGCCGACTTCGCATTGCCTCTGCTCGCCGGACCGGAAATAGCAGTTGCTTCTACCAAGGCATATACAGCTCAAATAAGTGTTGAGGCTATTTTAGCCCATGCTATTGGTGATTCAGGATTGGATTTGAAGCTTGAATTAGCAAAAGTAGCTGTTGAAATGCAAGTGATCATTGATCAAAAAGAAGACTTTAAAGCAATAGCAGAAAGTGCACTATCTGGACAACGCTCAGCATTTTATATTGGGCGTGGCTTAGATGCTGCCGTAGCTGTTGAGGCGGCACTCAAGTTAAAAGAAATCTCTTACGTGCAAACGGAAGGATTTGCGGCTGGAGAGCTAAAACATGGTACAATTTCACTTATTGAAGAAGGAACTCCTGTTTTTGCACTCCTTACACAATCGAAGACGGCAGGATTAGTTCGAGGTGAAATTGCACAAGTTGCTGCACGTGGTGCTAATACAATTGTTATAGCAACTAAAGAACTGGCTAAAGATGGCGATGCCTATATTTTGCCAGAAGTTAATGAATTACTGATGCCATTATTGGAAGTGATTCCAGCGCAATTAATCGCTTATTATGCGACTCTGGATAGAGCGTTGGATGTTGATCGACCTCGTAACTTGGCAAAGAGTGTAACAGTTCAATAAAATATAAAAATCGATAGAAATATTCTTATCGATTTTTTTGTACGCAGCGTTCCATTCTGGTAAAATGTATTAGATACCATTATGCAAAAAAATATTGCATACGAAGGAGGAGCGTTTTGGCGCTTTTTAAAACAAAAGAGAACACTGTTTGCGATACTACGCAACTTAAAATTCCAGAACATATTGCAATTATCATGGATGGAAACGGGCGATGGGCAAAGAAACGCTTAATGCCGAGAGCTGCGGGACACAAGGCTGGCATGAATACTGTAAAGCGCATTGCGTCTGTAGCAAGTGATATGGGCGTTAAAGTCTTGACACTATATGTGTTTTCTACAGAAAATTGGTCACGCCCCAATGATGAGGTCAATTTCCTGATGCAGTTGCCGATCGCTTTTTTTGACGATTTTGTACCTGACTTGATTAAAAATAACATTCGAGTTGCTGTTACTGGGAATGTTGATGCGTTACCAGCATCAACTAAAGATGCTGTTAATAGGGCGATTAAAGAGACTGCTAGTGGTACAGGTATGGTTTTGAACTTTGCAATGAATTATGGTGGGCAAGTTGAGATTGTTGAGGCTACAAAAAAAATAGCCGAAAGAGTGGCCAATGGGTCTTTGGCAGCGGATGATATTAATTCGGAGGTTTTCGCTGCAGCCTTACA
This window contains:
- the mgtE gene encoding magnesium transporter; translated protein: MEEKSEQLHQNIAHLSDLLHSGQDEAFVTSFNALHDFEMGQVYSGLPEQLRAVAWRLLDNETLATVFDNIDVDDEDIDDLLQEMPPQKAVQVLRNMYADNEVDLLQEMPTRLVATYLSLMPKDEAEDIRKLINYEEQTAGSLMSIEYLAVEADLRVDEVMRIVKQQALEAEAINYVYVSDKQDRLVGVISLRDLLTHPDDMLVSEITKDRIISVKAGDDQQDVAQIVADYNFISIPVTDDNDRLLGVITVDDIVDVIDEEAVEDYSGLAAVNVSQTDDTAWHSAIKRIPWLIALLLLGMSTATLISSFDGLVRKASILAVFISLITGTAGNAGTQALALAVRRLAVGSSNSALKNFLSEIFAGFLVGTATGFSVFLIVTFWKQNYQLGLAVGIAMAAAIMVANLAGYLIPEIIDKLGMDPAVASGPFITTLSDLTSVLIYFNIAQLFISHFTGA
- a CDS encoding RluA family pseudouridine synthase; its protein translation is MKFTWKYSGNEQRKVRTFLQNHGVSHRMFSQMKHNGGAILVNEKPVYTSDYLTNGDMVTIVMPTEKSNDLVAPDYKPLDIIFENEHWLLVNKPYGVTTVPGHADRLHTLVNQVKGHLETIKADDLVPHVVTRLDRDTSGIVLLAKHRFAHAVLDQQLQEHTVEKFYLAYPSGILTNDHGDINAPIGRMDGDFIKREVRDDGKPSRTEYWVERRYEDDEQNMTRVKVQLHTGRTHQIRVHFANIGHPLVGDTLYGGPTWHGLQRQALHAYHMKFYDPFIEEYREFNTPLPEDLKTLRDIE
- a CDS encoding isoprenyl transferase; translated protein: MALFKTKENTVCDTTQLKIPEHIAIIMDGNGRWAKKRLMPRAAGHKAGMNTVKRIASVASDMGVKVLTLYVFSTENWSRPNDEVNFLMQLPIAFFDDFVPDLIKNNIRVAVTGNVDALPASTKDAVNRAIKETASGTGMVLNFAMNYGGQVEIVEATKKIAERVANGSLAADDINSEVFAAALQTAHLGELATPDLMIRTSGELRLSNFLPYQAAYAELYFTDVLWPDYSSDDLMAAIKSYTKRDRRFGGLNDESEKQA
- a CDS encoding NAD kinase is translated as MKIAIFNNHAEHSVVIAKKLILAMKKNNVDIDDRNPDIVVSVGGDGTLLGAFQKYVDQTESVRFVGLHTGHLGFYTDWLSTELDQFVESLIHDNGQKVSYPLLELTVVRTSGESYKFLALNEAVIKQPVGTLVADIYLGGHAFERFRGDGIAVATPTGSTAYNKANGGAVLHPSLPAIQMSEIASINNRVFRTLGSPLIVPQDQEIIMKPKSNNFLVMYDQEEIKGHNITELRFKVSEKNVHFAQYRHVDFWRRVQNAFISEIE
- the ade gene encoding adenine deaminase, translating into MTKIVTWHIKNAKILDVFNLKFDDTELWINDNQILYRGKRSDLTAKNTFDAGGRYIVPGLIDSHLHIESSLLTPSEFGKLVIPHGITRIFADPHEIASVAGVSGIQYMLEDAKQTPLNIHYMLPSSVPATPFEHAGATLHADALKPFYSVPEVNGLAEVMDFPAVANLDPDMLQKIKDAEDAGRHVDGHAAGLTRKQLAVYRKVGIDTDHESENAKEALERLNAGFSIFVREGTVERDEKAILPAITMANQSHFSFATDDKTANDIQNEGSIDYSVKLAIENGMDPAIAFTIATYNAAQAHKLQNIGALADGFVADLAVFDDLSHLNSPKVMIGGHWYEDNQSIVTPLANQSLNFSLNKSDITLPLQTDKPAHIINITPHHITTEHTVEKVAIEQEQFVADETFAKIVVAERYHNLGHGVGIIKGFNMRNGAIASTIAHDSHNVIIAGVDDDDMILAADTLHEIGGGQVVVNHGKITTLPLPIGGLMSDQPFENVIKTNQQLLQAFSEISDVRFDPFLTLSFMALPVIPSLKITDQGLFDFEKFEFIKIQD
- the glmS gene encoding glutamine--fructose-6-phosphate transaminase (isomerizing), with the protein product MCGIVGFTSFNQVLPTLLKGLKKLEYRGYDSAGVYVNNGDQEDYLVKEKGRVADLERVTESKNIRGTSGIAHTRWATHGGVSVENAHPHASEDGRFYLAHNGVIENYDELRDTYLQDVRLHSQTDTEVAVQLIDKFAKEENLSGVDAFKKMISLLDGNSAYAFLLMDRQKPGVMYTAKKKSPLLIGVSDQGNVVTSDAAAMLDVTHDFIELMDDEVAIVEKDKVTLFDAQGKSITRLPFHLDIDAAETDKGVYPYYMLKEVDEQAIVTRTLAQYYFDAENNIQNIDAEIIDAMKAADRLYIVAAGTSYHAGLVGKRYFEQWAKIPTEVHISSEFAYDQPMLSQNPFFIFLSQSGETADSREVLDNITKQGYPTLTIANVMNSTLTREADFALPLLAGPEIAVASTKAYTAQISVEAILAHAIGDSGLDLKLELAKVAVEMQVIIDQKEDFKAIAESALSGQRSAFYIGRGLDAAVAVEAALKLKEISYVQTEGFAAGELKHGTISLIEEGTPVFALLTQSKTAGLVRGEIAQVAARGANTIVIATKELAKDGDAYILPEVNELLMPLLEVIPAQLIAYYATLDRALDVDRPRNLAKSVTVQ